One Vicia villosa cultivar HV-30 ecotype Madison, WI linkage group LG5, Vvil1.0, whole genome shotgun sequence genomic window, GGGCCAGGTCAAAAACAAGTCGGGCATTTGTCCATATCCAAGGCGCGGCATAACATAAACCGCTCGAGGGCGAAATATCCATAGACAGGCATTTATGAACATTTACCAGTATGGTTAGACATGTTCCTTGGCGTAATGATTATCGATCAAATGGTAAAGAAGGCATATTATATTGTTTAAAGGGCATTTAAAGCCTTCGTCATGGAATAAGTATAAAAGAGGTACGCAACAAACCATCAAGGACAGACTCAATTCTTACATAGAAGTCACCTACTACTGTGTGACTATTTCTGATCAACATTAGAGGAGCTAATTAGTGTTCTTTGCATGAACAAAGAGTAAAAGGAGCGATCCAGGTTATTTAATGGGACTATCATGGGATCTAAATCTAACCAAAACAACAGTAAGTGTCTATGTTGGACAGAAAGAAAGTATCAAATAGTGTTTTACTTTCATTCATATTCATATGTCATGCAAATGTAAGATGGTGCTACAAAATAGAAGGCAATGAAACAATAACACAGAAGATTGAATGCTTACCCATGAGAAGTGACCACCATGAAACTTATTGGTAGTGCCCGCCAAATGAGAATCCAAGGGAGTGAGTTTCAACAGTCTAGGTGCACCTATCCTGTTTCCCATACGACCACCAAATCCAGTCTTTGTCTTCCCATCTTTATCAGTAAACAATGTACAAATCAACACCAAATAAGTATCCGTGGTTCCCAACACCCACTTCCCATCAAAAGTGACATCTACGCTTGTAATAGGCGAACCAAGCCCCGGAAAAGCAGTCTTGGCCTGCCTCATAGATGTTTTCGAATATAGTCTTATCTTCCCATCAAGAGATCCCACTACAATTGAACCATCTCCAGTCGTTGCAAAGCACTGAAAGTTAGTTCCTCTTGAAAATTGATGCCCCTGATTCCAATGCAACACTGGAGAATTAGCAGTGGCAATATTCTGAACAACTCCCTTTCTATCACGCATATCCCACTGACATAGACGGTTATCATCCAAGCCTAAAAAGGTTGACTCGGAAGGATCCAGTTGCGACCCTTTCGTGTCATTCGTGATATCCCTCATCGTGATATCAGCCCCGTCCTTCTCGAATTTCCACTCTGTAACAATCTTCCCAGTTTCTATATCAAGCTGATGAAGCTTGGAAGCGTGTGGCTTTCCATTATTCAGGGGACTCATCAGCATCATGTTAGTCTCCGCCCTCATCAACAAAGCCTTATTCGGAGTCTCTTCCCGGAGGTTCCCACCTTCGAATTTCACATCAACTCCCTTGCGAATTCCCCGGTCGAAATTCCGGTAAACATGAAAGCCAGTATCATTAAGGAGGAAACTATTATCCAGAGCACCTAGGGTTAGGGTTTGAATACCTCCATTCGAAGCTTCTTCAAACTCCTCCATCAAATCACCTCTAGATCGATACGGTTCAGGGCTCTTCCGGAAACCATCTTCCGAAGCATCCTCCCAAACCGAATCATCTGCAGCTTCAGGCTTCACCCAACCGATAAACTCCTTACCATAAACCTTGATCTTGTTCTCTTCAGTCGGGGAGAGACCGTACACATTCTCAAACGTGTGATCCTGAAATTCAGTGACGAATCTCCGGTAAGCTTCATCGGTGGGGAATTTAAGAGCCCAGACACCGTTGGATACGAAATCAACCCGACGTTGATCGCCGAACATCTTCAATTGTAGTTCAGTGGAAACCCTAGCGCGAATTTTGGAACCGACTTTGAGAATCCATGGACCTTGAGCGGCGTCGTTTTGTTCATCGTCTTCGTCTTCGTCTTCGAGTTTGACGAAGGTGTAGGAAGTGCGTTTGTCGGAGAGGATCCATTTGGCGTTGGGAGTGTTGCCGCCGATGTGAAGGTAAAGCTTGACGGTGTTTGAAGGAAGAGGTGTTGGTGTTGGTGTGTGAGGTTgtgaaggtgaagatgaagaagaagggtATTTGAGTTTTAAGGCTTTGAGTTTGGCGTCTACTTCGTCGAGTTGGGTGGAATGGGGTTGAGAGTGAGATTGTGCGTCTTGGTAATCGTCTTCTACTGAATCTTCTTTTTGTTCGTCGTAATCGGAATCGGTATCGGAGAATTCACGGCCTTCACGGCTCTGAGAAGTACCCATCAGATTCAGATGATATGAAATGAAATCGAGATGGGATTGATATTTTGGGTGTGAGTGATGTTTATTTTGGGATTTGAATTGAGTTAACGGTTTATATAGTGTTAGTGCCTGCGTGGCGGTTGGTAATTTACTCGGGCAACACGCTCCCTGCTATGCTGTCACCTTTGCTATGAGCGTGAAATTAACGCACT contains:
- the LOC131602596 gene encoding protein CYPRO4, translating into MGTSQSREGREFSDTDSDYDEQKEDSVEDDYQDAQSHSQPHSTQLDEVDAKLKALKLKYPSSSSSPSQPHTPTPTPLPSNTVKLYLHIGGNTPNAKWILSDKRTSYTFVKLEDEDEDDEQNDAAQGPWILKVGSKIRARVSTELQLKMFGDQRRVDFVSNGVWALKFPTDEAYRRFVTEFQDHTFENVYGLSPTEENKIKVYGKEFIGWVKPEAADDSVWEDASEDGFRKSPEPYRSRGDLMEEFEEASNGGIQTLTLGALDNSFLLNDTGFHVYRNFDRGIRKGVDVKFEGGNLREETPNKALLMRAETNMMLMSPLNNGKPHASKLHQLDIETGKIVTEWKFEKDGADITMRDITNDTKGSQLDPSESTFLGLDDNRLCQWDMRDRKGVVQNIATANSPVLHWNQGHQFSRGTNFQCFATTGDGSIVVGSLDGKIRLYSKTSMRQAKTAFPGLGSPITSVDVTFDGKWVLGTTDTYLVLICTLFTDKDGKTKTGFGGRMGNRIGAPRLLKLTPLDSHLAGTTNKFHGGHFSWVTENGKQERHLVATVGKFSVIWDFQQVKNTAHECYRNQEGLKSCYCYKIILKDESIIESRFMHDKYAVSDSPEAPLVVATPMKVSSISMSGKRTRTG